A stretch of Sebastes fasciatus isolate fSebFas1 chromosome 19, fSebFas1.pri, whole genome shotgun sequence DNA encodes these proteins:
- the abl1 gene encoding tyrosine-protein kinase ABL1 isoform X1, with translation MGQQPGKFVGDQRRPSLPAFIKGGRRESSRHGTQPCNVFAVHEALQRPDFESQGLTEAARWNSKENLLAGPSENDPNLFVALYDFVASGDNTLSITKGEKLRVLGYNHNGEWCEAQTKNGQGWVPSNYITPVNSLEKHSWYHGPVSRNAAEYLLSSGINGSFLVRESESSPGQRSISLRYEGRVYHYRINTASDGKNLFLLQLYVSSESRFNTLAELVHHHSTVADGLITTLHYPAPKRNKPTIYGVSPNYDKWEMERTDITMKHKLGGGQYGEVYEGVWKKYNLTVAVKTLKEDTMEVEEFLKEAAVMKEIKHPNLVQLLGVCTREPPFYIITEFMTHGNLLDYLRECNREEVNAVVLLHMATQISSAMEYLEKKNFIHRDLAARNCLVGENHLVKVADFGLSRLMTGDTYTAHAGAKFPIKWTAPESLAYNKFSIKSDVWAFGVLLWEIATYGMSPYPGIDLSQVYELLEKDYRMDRPEGCPEKVYELMRDCWRWNPSERPSFAETHQAFETMFQESSISDEVEKELGKKGKKATLGPIQKAPELPIKSRTLRKNMDNRDGDSPDPLEPEVAVSSPMLPRKERPLLDSNLNEDDRLIPKDKDKSRGFLSLIKKKKKNAPAPPKRSSSFREMDIHPDRRGATPDLRDSDSFNNGASLAINDITHGLDSAKFLSNNNGAGGITNGAPTYPGPLFPRKKGAPAVPGPGGKTATTPPSEEESMSNSKRFLWSSSMPSGSDGTEWKSVTLPRDLGQRHFDSGTFGGKPALPRKRTSEQKGENAPRMGTLTPPPRLNTLSDVSSAFLGKDTDPSPGSSPQALTPKVVRRPGLPGLENSKTSALHAELLKPNVFPALGAAGDECRARRHRHTGDSSSVRERGKLQKPKPAPPPPPTNARTGKTSRSPTQELPSPSSTTSDVKAKGLPSLSEPHHTTTASDQARSPLSEGSKKLPLGSTSKPQPLKTSASSSSVTTSLSSQSLGGFSSSLTSPGDLSSPTAFIPLVNTRRSLRKIAPRQAAERTPNSAVTREMVLEGTELLCTAICRNSEQTGSHSAVLEAGKNLSKYCVSYVDSIQHMRNKFAFREAINKLESSLRELQICPTATGGANAQQDFSKLLSSVKEISDIVQR, from the exons aagCTCTCCAGAGACCAGACTTTGAGAGTCAGGGTCTGACCGAAGCGGCCCGCTGGAACTCCAAAGAGAACTTGTTGGCCGGACCCAGCGAGAATGACCCCAACCTGTTTGTCGCACTCTATGACTTTGTGGCCAGTGGTGACAACACACTCAGCATTACTAAAG GAGAGAAGCTGCGTGTGCTGGGTTACAACCACAACGGCGAGTGGTGCGAGGCACAGACCAAGAATGGCCAGGGCTGGGTGCCGTCCAACTACATCACCCCGGTCAACAGCCTGGAGAAGCACAGCTGGTACCATGGACCCGTGTCACGCAACGCTGCCGAGTACCTGCTCAGCTCGGGCATCAACGGGAGCTTTCTGGTCCGCGAGAGCGAGAGCAGCCCCGGCCAGAGGTCCATTTCTCTGCGGTACGAGGGGAGAGTCTACCATTACAGGATTAACACTgcgtctgacggcaag AAcctctttctcctccagctGTACGTCTCGTCGGAGAGCCGTTTCAACACACTGGCGGAGCTGGTGCACCACCACTCCACGGTGGCCGACGGCCTCATCACCACGCTGCACTACCCGGCGCCGAAGCGCAACAAGCCCACCATCTACGGGGTTTCTCCCAACTACGACAAATGGGAGATGGAGCGCACTGACATCACTATGAAGCAcaagctgggaggaggccagtACGGGGAGGTGTACGAGGGCGTCTGGAAGAAGTACAACCTCACTGTGGCTGTCAAGACACTAAAG GAGGATACAATGGAGGTGGAGGAGTTTCTCAAGGAGGCCGCTGTCATGAAAGAGATCAAACACCCCAACCTGGTACAACTGTTAG GTGTGTGCACACGGGAGCCACCGTTCTACATTATCACAGAGTTCATGACCCATGGGAACCTACTAGACTACCTGAGGGAGTGCAACAGAGAGGAGGTCAATGCAGTGGTGCTGCTCCACATGGCCACGCAGATCTCCTCCGCCATGGAGTacctggagaaaaaaaactttatacaCAG GGACTTGGCTGCCCGTAACTGTCTGGTCGGGGAGAACCACCTGGTGAAGGTTGCAGACTTCGGCTTGAGCAGGCTAATGACTGGAGACACCTACACAGCTCATGCTGGGGCCAAGTTCCCCATCAAGTGGACCGCTCCGGAGAGTCTGGCCTACAACAAGTTCTCCATTAAGTCTGATGTCTGGG CATTTGGTGTGCTGCTGTGGGAGATCGCCACCTACGGCATGTCTCCCTACCCCGGAATTGACCTGTCCCAAGTGTACGAGCTGCTGGAGAAAGACTACCGAATGGACCGACCAGAGGGCTGCCCCGAGAAGGTCTACGAGCTCATGAGGGACT GTTGGAGGTGGAACCCCTCAGAACGTCCTTCTTTTGCTGAAACACACCAAGCCTTTGAGACCATGTTCCAGGAGTCCAGCATCTCTGATG AGGTGGAAAAGGAGCTGGGCAAGAAAGGGAAGAAGGCAACATTAGGCCCCATCCAGAAGGCTCCAGAGCTGCCCATCAAAAGCAGAACTCTCcgcaaaaacatggacaaccgGGATGGAGATAGTCCAG ACCCACTGGAGCCGGAGGTAGCTGTGTCGTCACCCATGCTCCCCAGGAAAGAGCGCCCCCTCCTGGACAGTAACCTGAACGAGGATGACCGCTTGATACCCAAAGACAAGGACAAGTCGCGTGGCTTCCTCAGTCtcataaagaaaaagaaaaaaaacgcacCGGCTCCGCCCAAACGCAGCTCCTCTTTCAGAGAGATGGACATCCACCCTGACAGGAGGGGCGCGACCCCAGATCTCCGAGACAGCGACAGCTTCAACAACGGTGCTTCATTGGCCATTAACGACATCACACACGGCCTCGATTCTGCAAAGTTCCTGAGTAACAATAACGGGGCAGGGGGCATCACCAACGGGGCTCCCACCTACCCGGGACCTTTGTTTCCCAGGAAGAAGGGAGCTCCGGCTGTGCCTGGCCCTGGAGGGAAAACAGCTACAACACCGCCCAGCGAGGAGGAATCCATGTCTAACTCAAAACGTTTTCTCTGGTCCTCTAGCATGCCCAGCGGCTCAGATGGCACCGAATGGAAGTCTGTCACACTGCCGCGAGACCTCGGCCAGCGCCACTTTGACTCAGGCACCTTCGGGGGCAAGCCGGCTCTGCCACGCAAGAGAACCAGCGAGCAAAAAGGGGAGAACGCCCCTCGAATGGGCACCCTGACTCCCCCGCCGCGTCTGAACACCTTATCAGATGTTTCCTCTGCCTTTTTAGGCAAAGACACTGATCCCAGTCCTGGTTCCAGTCCCCAGGCGTTAACACCGAAGGTGGTCAGGAGACCGGGGTTGCCGGGACTGGAGAACTCCAAGACCAGCGCTCTCCACGCTGAGCTTCTCAAGCCCAACGTGTTCCCTGCTTTAGGGGCAGCTGGAGACGAGTGCAGGGCCCGCAGACACAGGCACACTGGGGACTCGTCATCTGTCAGGGAAAGAGGAAAGTTACAGAAACCCAAGCCAGCCCCGCCTCCGCCGCCCACCAACGCCCGAACGGGCAAGACTTCCCGCAGCCCCACTCAAGAACTCCCCTCCCCGTCGTCCACCACCTCAGATGTCAAAGCTAAGGgcctcccctctctctcagaGCCCCACCATACAACCACTGCCAGTGACCAAGCCCGCTCACCCCTCAGTGAGGGCTCCAAGAAGTTGCCCCTGGGCTCCACCTCCAAACCTCAACCGTTAAAgacctccgcctcctcctcctcagtgacCACCTCCCTCTCCAGCCAGAGCCTCGGaggcttctcctcctccctcacctcCCCCGGCGACCTCAGCTCGCCCACCGCTTTCATCCCCCTAGTGAACACCCGACGCTCCCTCCGTAAAATTGCACCCCGCCAGGCCGCCGAGCGCACCCCCAACTCGGCGGTGACGCGCGAGATGGTGCTGGAAGGCACCGAGCTGCTCTGCACGGCCATTTGCCGCAACTCGGAGCAGACGGGTAGCCACAGCGCCGTGCTGGAGGCCGGAAAGAACCTGTCCAAGTACTGCGTGAGCTACGTCGACTCCATACAGCATATGAGGAACAAGTTCGCCTTCCGCGAGGCCATCAACAAGCTCGAGAGCAGCCTGCGCGAGCTGCAAATCTGCCCCACCGCCACAGGGGGCGCCAACGCACAGCAGGACTTCAGCAAGCTGCTGTCCTCTGTCAAAGAGATCAGTGACATTGTTCAGAGGTAG